In Aerococcus loyolae, a genomic segment contains:
- the lysA gene encoding diaminopimelate decarboxylase: protein MKLTQHMQVVNNELNIADIPVSRLKEEYGTPLYIYDQKGIKDQAKTFINGFHSKKFTTHIIYASKAFLNLYIAQLINEQGCYLDAVSGGEIYTLLAAGVPGEKIYFHGNNKTESEITLALENAIGNFVIDSQADFYKVEKIAKSLNKEAKVLLRINPGIEASTHKYIQTSLDDSKFGMSSHDEDTVALVKEMVKSDWLDFAGFHCHIGSQILEERFFFEEADLMLAFCRQMEEEAGCQVREINLGGGFGVYYSQADHPFDYEKFLQGYIKVIEAAIDQYGLEHIDTVSIEPGRALINDFGTALYSVGGVKHTLAGKPFVFVDGGMSDNIRPALYQAQYEAALANRMNDEVEGEYRVAGKLCETGDQLVQDAPLPEARIGDLLVIPRVGAYTYTMSSNYNRLGRPALVFVENGQSYLAVKRESYQDMLRNDCKYKNKED, encoded by the coding sequence ATGAAACTGACGCAACACATGCAAGTGGTTAATAATGAATTAAACATTGCCGATATTCCTGTTTCTCGTTTAAAGGAAGAGTATGGAACTCCGCTTTATATTTATGATCAAAAAGGAATTAAAGATCAAGCGAAAACTTTTATCAATGGCTTCCATTCTAAAAAGTTTACTACTCATATTATCTATGCCTCCAAGGCCTTTTTAAACCTTTATATCGCTCAACTAATCAATGAACAGGGCTGTTATCTTGATGCTGTCAGTGGGGGTGAAATATATACACTTTTGGCAGCTGGTGTTCCAGGAGAAAAAATATATTTCCATGGCAATAATAAAACCGAGTCAGAGATCACTCTAGCGCTTGAAAATGCGATTGGAAACTTTGTTATTGATAGCCAGGCTGATTTTTATAAAGTAGAAAAAATCGCTAAGTCTCTCAATAAAGAGGCAAAAGTCCTCTTAAGAATTAATCCAGGGATTGAAGCAAGCACCCATAAATATATCCAAACCAGCCTCGATGATTCTAAATTTGGTATGAGTAGCCATGATGAGGATACGGTGGCTTTGGTTAAAGAGATGGTTAAGAGCGATTGGCTTGACTTTGCCGGTTTCCATTGCCACATCGGTTCACAAATATTAGAAGAAAGATTCTTCTTTGAAGAAGCTGACTTAATGTTAGCTTTTTGCCGGCAAATGGAAGAAGAGGCCGGTTGCCAGGTAAGAGAGATTAACCTGGGTGGCGGTTTTGGTGTGTACTATAGCCAAGCAGATCACCCCTTTGATTATGAGAAATTTTTACAAGGCTACATCAAGGTTATTGAAGCAGCAATTGATCAATATGGCTTAGAGCATATCGATACCGTAAGCATTGAGCCGGGACGGGCTTTAATTAATGATTTTGGAACAGCTCTTTATAGTGTCGGGGGGGTTAAACATACCCTGGCTGGTAAACCCTTTGTCTTTGTCGATGGTGGGATGTCAGATAATATTCGTCCAGCCCTTTATCAAGCCCAATATGAAGCGGCCTTAGCTAATCGAATGAATGATGAAGTCGAAGGGGAGTACCGCGTGGCAGGAAAATTGTGTGAAACCGGTGACCAGTTGGTCCAAGATGCTCCCTTGCCAGAAGCTCGGATCGGGGATCTCTTGGTGATTCCTCGAGTAGGAGCTTATACTTATACCATGAGTTCGAATTATAATCGTCTAGGCCGCCCAGCCCTGGTTTTTGTCGAGAATGGACAATCCTATTTGGCCGTCAAACGAGAAAGTTACCAAGATATGCTCAGAAACGATTGTAAGTATAAGAATAAAGAAGACTAG
- a CDS encoding diaminopimelate dehydrogenase: MIKVGIVGYGNLGKGVEIAVNAAEDMELLGIFTRRQPDQLDTKSPAYQIDDILDFKDKIDVLILCGGSQSDIPVQAPRLAENFNTVDAYDNHDKIPEYFDQMDQLAKENSHVSVIATGWDPGLFSLNRLLAETILPQGQTYTFWGRGVSQGHSDAVRRVDGVKAAIQYTVPNQAMLEAAKAGDPIDYQQATAHSREVYAVLEEGADPDQVAEAIKTMPDYFAPYDQVDVHFISQEELDQNHQGIPHGGEVVRQGQTSADHHAVYNFALQLGSNPEFTGAVNTCYARAAYRLAKEEQFGAKTVFDIAPAYLSAKSGAQLRHDLL; this comes from the coding sequence ATGATAAAAGTTGGTATTGTTGGCTATGGTAATTTAGGTAAAGGTGTGGAAATTGCAGTTAATGCAGCGGAAGATATGGAATTGCTAGGAATTTTTACTAGACGGCAGCCTGATCAATTAGATACAAAGAGCCCAGCCTATCAAATCGATGATATTCTTGACTTTAAAGACAAAATTGATGTCTTAATTTTATGTGGTGGTTCTCAATCGGATATTCCTGTTCAAGCTCCTCGTTTAGCGGAAAACTTTAATACAGTGGATGCCTACGATAACCACGATAAGATTCCAGAATACTTCGATCAAATGGATCAACTTGCTAAAGAAAATAGCCATGTCTCTGTGATTGCTACGGGTTGGGATCCAGGTCTGTTCTCACTTAACCGCTTATTAGCTGAAACCATCTTACCGCAAGGACAAACCTATACTTTCTGGGGCAGAGGGGTTAGCCAAGGGCATTCTGATGCAGTACGCCGGGTAGATGGCGTCAAGGCAGCTATTCAATATACCGTGCCTAATCAAGCCATGCTAGAGGCAGCAAAGGCTGGCGACCCTATTGATTACCAACAAGCGACTGCCCATAGTCGTGAAGTCTATGCAGTCCTAGAAGAGGGCGCTGATCCAGATCAAGTTGCCGAAGCGATCAAGACCATGCCTGATTATTTTGCCCCTTATGACCAAGTCGATGTGCATTTTATTTCTCAAGAAGAATTAGATCAAAACCATCAAGGGATCCCTCATGGGGGTGAAGTGGTGCGCCAAGGACAAACCAGCGCTGACCACCATGCAGTTTACAATTTTGCCTTGCAATTAGGTAGCAACCCTGAGTTTACCGGTGCAGTGAATACTTGCTATGCGCGGGCTGCATACCGCTTAGCTAAGGAAGAACAATTTGGAGCTAAAACCGTCTTTGATATCGCTCCCGCTTATCTATCTGCAAAATCTGGTGCACAACTCCGCCATGACTTGCTCTAG
- the ald gene encoding alanine dehydrogenase has product MRIGVPKEIKNHEDRVAMTPANAFNLVQAGHEVFIESSAGVGSSYEDSEYEEVGAKIVSSAKEAWDVDMVVKVKEPLESEYQYLREDLIVMTYLHLADNEPLVDALIENKTTGVAYETMELNGKLPLLNPMSEVAGRTAIQVGAHYLEKTNGGKGKLLGGVPGTQAGKVVIIGGGNVGYNAARMAVGLGANVTILDLNPARLGELDDLFQGRVNTLMSNAYNIANEVKDADVVIGSVLIPGRKAPILVTEDMVKTMEEGSVLIDVAIDQGGNFETSDHATNHDDPVYTKHGIVHYTVANIPGAVPKTATEALTNATMTYVQQIANLGIEEAAKANHTVFTGVNTYKGELTSADVAETSKHDYKELKF; this is encoded by the coding sequence ATGAGAATTGGTGTACCTAAAGAAATCAAGAATCATGAAGATCGGGTGGCAATGACACCGGCCAACGCCTTTAACCTTGTCCAAGCTGGACATGAAGTATTTATCGAAAGCTCAGCTGGTGTAGGTTCTTCATATGAAGATAGTGAATATGAAGAAGTAGGGGCTAAGATCGTAAGCTCTGCTAAAGAAGCGTGGGACGTTGATATGGTGGTTAAGGTTAAAGAACCCCTTGAATCTGAATACCAATATCTCCGCGAAGACTTAATTGTGATGACCTATCTGCACTTAGCGGATAATGAGCCTTTGGTGGATGCTTTAATTGAAAATAAAACCACAGGTGTAGCCTATGAAACCATGGAGTTAAATGGGAAATTGCCTTTACTTAACCCAATGAGTGAAGTGGCTGGACGGACTGCTATTCAAGTCGGTGCTCACTATCTTGAAAAAACTAATGGTGGTAAAGGGAAGCTCTTAGGTGGTGTGCCAGGAACTCAAGCTGGAAAAGTGGTTATTATCGGCGGCGGTAATGTTGGTTATAATGCCGCTCGGATGGCTGTTGGCTTAGGCGCTAATGTAACTATCCTTGACTTGAATCCAGCACGTTTAGGTGAATTAGATGACCTCTTCCAAGGTCGGGTTAATACATTAATGTCCAATGCTTATAACATTGCTAATGAAGTTAAGGATGCTGATGTAGTCATTGGTTCCGTTCTTATTCCTGGACGTAAGGCACCAATTTTAGTAACAGAAGATATGGTGAAGACCATGGAAGAAGGTTCTGTTTTAATTGACGTGGCTATTGACCAAGGTGGTAACTTTGAAACTTCTGACCATGCAACGAACCATGATGATCCTGTATATACTAAACATGGTATTGTTCATTATACCGTTGCAAATATTCCAGGAGCTGTACCAAAGACAGCCACAGAAGCATTAACCAACGCTACCATGACTTATGTTCAACAAATTGCTAATTTAGGTATTGAAGAAGCTGCTAAAGCTAACCATACAGTATTTACTGGGGTAAACACCTACAAGGGTGAATTAACTAGTGCTGATGTAGCTGAAACCAGTAAGCATGACTACAAAGAGTTAAAATTCTAA
- a CDS encoding undecaprenyl-diphosphate phosphatase → MLDIIKVFIMGIVEGITEWLPISSTGHLILVEEFISMDFRPEFWNIFVYVIQLGAILAVVWIYFDRLNPFSSQKSAEEKKQTWETWFKVVVGCIPAGVIGLLFNDFAEEHFQNWVVVSAALIIYGVAFIVVENRNKNRQVTVHSTQDLSYKKAFQIGLFQALSVIPGTSRSGSSILGATILGTSRPTAADFSFFMSIPIMFGMTFLKLTKGFLDGFRFSTEEGFLLILGMVVAYIVSILTIRFLLHYVQKNDFKAFGWYRIALGIIVIIFFAIFQ, encoded by the coding sequence ATGTTAGATATTATCAAAGTTTTCATCATGGGGATTGTCGAAGGAATTACTGAATGGTTGCCAATTAGTAGTACTGGTCACTTAATTTTGGTAGAAGAATTTATTTCCATGGACTTTAGACCGGAATTTTGGAATATTTTCGTATACGTTATCCAATTAGGGGCGATCTTAGCCGTTGTTTGGATCTATTTTGACCGCTTAAATCCTTTTTCAAGTCAAAAAAGTGCTGAAGAGAAAAAACAGACTTGGGAGACTTGGTTTAAGGTGGTAGTTGGCTGTATTCCCGCAGGTGTTATTGGTCTTTTATTTAACGACTTCGCTGAAGAACACTTCCAAAACTGGGTGGTAGTATCTGCTGCACTGATTATTTACGGGGTTGCCTTTATCGTAGTCGAAAACAGAAATAAAAACCGCCAAGTAACCGTCCATTCCACCCAAGATTTATCTTACAAAAAAGCCTTTCAAATTGGACTCTTCCAGGCCCTATCAGTCATTCCTGGGACCTCAAGATCCGGTTCATCCATTCTAGGGGCAACGATTTTAGGGACCTCTCGTCCCACTGCAGCTGACTTCTCATTTTTTATGAGTATTCCAATTATGTTTGGAATGACTTTCTTAAAACTGACTAAGGGCTTCCTCGATGGTTTTCGTTTTTCAACCGAGGAAGGCTTCCTACTAATCTTAGGAATGGTTGTGGCCTATATTGTTTCGATTTTAACGATTCGCTTCTTACTACACTATGTCCAAAAGAATGATTTTAAAGCCTTTGGTTGGTATCGGATTGCTTTAGGAATTATAGTAATTATCTTCTTTGCTATTTTTCAATAA
- a CDS encoding lactonase family protein: MEKIFLAGYTRQDNQGIHLLEWDSHNEEIKGQQLIISESNPTYLVLSSNGKELYTLTDHPSPGVSHYRKEGQDFVFVDHCAFLEHNGCYLALDEERQLLLNANYHEGTLALIKIHSDGQLQLQQIISRTGQGPHPNQESSHCHYFNTSPDSKYYLACDLGTDSVISYQFDQEGQLQEKASYQCQAGTGPRHLVFHPKEDILYVIGELSHTIDILTYDDGHFSFVDRVNCLPETYSGENSSAAIRISTDGNFLYVSNRGYNSLEVFEVSKDGSQLSHIQSIPSGGDFPRDFNFDANQSHVIVGHQKEKKVTFFKRDQNTGQLSPLNISCPLNEIVCVQ, encoded by the coding sequence ATGGAAAAGATATTTTTAGCTGGCTATACACGTCAAGACAACCAAGGCATCCATCTATTGGAATGGGATAGCCACAATGAAGAAATTAAGGGGCAGCAATTAATAATTTCTGAATCAAATCCAACTTACCTGGTTCTTTCTTCTAATGGCAAGGAACTCTATACGCTCACTGACCATCCTAGCCCTGGAGTCAGCCATTATCGAAAAGAAGGCCAAGATTTCGTTTTTGTTGATCACTGTGCCTTCTTGGAACATAACGGCTGTTACCTAGCTCTAGATGAAGAACGCCAATTATTACTCAATGCCAATTACCATGAAGGGACATTGGCGCTTATAAAAATACACAGTGATGGTCAATTACAGCTCCAACAAATAATCAGCCGGACTGGCCAAGGGCCTCACCCTAACCAAGAAAGCTCTCACTGCCATTATTTTAACACCAGTCCAGATAGCAAATACTACCTAGCCTGTGACTTAGGAACAGATAGTGTGATTAGCTATCAATTTGACCAAGAGGGCCAATTACAGGAAAAAGCCTCCTATCAATGTCAAGCAGGGACTGGCCCCCGGCATTTAGTTTTCCACCCTAAAGAAGACATTCTTTATGTGATTGGTGAGCTTTCACACACCATCGATATTTTGACATATGATGACGGTCACTTTTCCTTTGTCGACCGGGTGAATTGTTTACCAGAGACCTATAGTGGTGAAAATAGTAGTGCTGCTATTCGTATCTCAACAGATGGAAACTTCTTATATGTCTCCAATCGAGGTTACAACAGCCTAGAAGTATTTGAAGTTTCTAAAGATGGGTCTCAATTAAGTCATATTCAGTCCATTCCTTCTGGGGGAGACTTTCCACGTGATTTTAACTTTGACGCTAACCAAAGTCATGTCATTGTGGGCCATCAAAAAGAGAAGAAAGTGACCTTCTTTAAACGTGACCAAAATACCGGACAGTTAAGCCCACTCAATATCAGTTGTCCCCTCAATGAAATTGTTTGCGTCCAATAG
- a CDS encoding AI-2E family transporter, translated as MSQNKQNTEIKNKDKKQNKQGFSWLKMPDIVSRVLDNRYVSLLVILILFALFILLLTQIAFVFTPIIEFIQTIILPIIFAGVFYYLSSPLINFLRKRGLNSYWIAGIVLLVLVLIILWLISFIPNLIDEAKHLIGNWSNIWTQYQSEIENIIFGRWFERSQETLAEYLNNFNLNQFNFNWRELMNTTLSSIGSVFGVITRVIIALVTAPIILFYLIADGEKFRDNFASFIPVKIRNKTMRLLADMNQQISAYVRGQIFVAIAVAVMFAIGYAIIGLNYGTILAVVAGALNVIPYVGSFFGILPSLIVGLVQDPFMVIKVLIVFAIEQTIESRIISPLILGSNLNIHPITIMLLLIAGGDLFGVVGIIIIIPVYAVLKVIFTYIFEWYREVSGLYEEDLIQERELKEPLVDQEHK; from the coding sequence ATGTCTCAAAACAAGCAGAATACAGAAATAAAAAATAAGGATAAGAAGCAAAATAAGCAAGGCTTCTCCTGGCTAAAAATGCCCGATATCGTTAGTCGTGTATTAGACAATCGCTATGTATCGCTATTAGTCATTTTAATCTTGTTCGCTTTATTTATCTTATTATTAACCCAAATCGCTTTTGTTTTTACCCCAATTATTGAATTTATTCAAACAATAATCTTGCCCATTATCTTTGCTGGGGTCTTTTACTACTTGTCTTCACCCCTAATTAATTTTCTAAGAAAAAGGGGCTTGAATTCTTATTGGATAGCTGGGATTGTGCTCTTAGTATTGGTTTTAATCATCCTATGGTTAATTTCCTTTATTCCCAATTTAATAGATGAAGCCAAACACTTAATTGGCAATTGGTCAAATATTTGGACCCAGTACCAGTCGGAAATTGAAAACATTATCTTTGGTCGCTGGTTCGAGAGAAGTCAGGAGACCTTAGCAGAATACTTAAATAATTTTAATCTAAATCAATTTAACTTTAATTGGCGCGAACTTATGAATACAACCTTGTCCAGTATTGGTTCTGTTTTCGGTGTGATTACCCGGGTGATTATTGCCTTAGTGACAGCACCTATTATCTTGTTTTATTTGATTGCTGATGGTGAAAAATTCAGGGATAATTTTGCTTCCTTTATTCCGGTAAAAATTCGTAATAAGACCATGCGGCTATTGGCGGATATGAACCAGCAAATTTCAGCCTATGTCAGAGGGCAAATCTTTGTAGCGATCGCGGTAGCAGTGATGTTTGCAATTGGTTATGCCATTATCGGTTTAAATTACGGGACCATCTTAGCGGTTGTTGCAGGGGCTTTGAATGTTATCCCCTATGTAGGGTCTTTCTTTGGTATTCTTCCGTCTTTGATCGTTGGTTTAGTTCAAGATCCCTTTATGGTTATCAAGGTATTGATCGTGTTTGCTATTGAACAAACCATTGAAAGCCGGATTATTTCCCCACTCATTTTAGGCAGTAATTTGAATATTCATCCTATTACAATTATGCTGCTACTGATTGCTGGTGGGGACCTCTTTGGAGTGGTGGGAATTATCATTATTATTCCGGTGTATGCCGTTTTAAAGGTGATTTTCACCTATATCTTTGAATGGTATCGGGAAGTTTCCGGCCTATATGAAGAAGATTTGATCCAAGAACGGGAATTAAAGGAGCCCCTAGTCGACCAAGAGCATAAATAA
- a CDS encoding Mur ligase family protein, translating to MTLRSQLAKHSARLVQILLKKLTKGGSSLPGKIAKKLDPAILAELGKNYRVVIITGTNGKSVTTALTVNILRQKFDEVLTNDTGSNLEQGIISTFLNANSKGQGDKIAVLEVDEASVRHITEYIKPEVILVTNLFRDQLDRFGEIYTTFDYILEGANKSPKSLLLMNGDAPIFASRDFHHDVAYFGFSNSDKTADKMAHYNTDGVLCPRCEHILHYHMITYSNLGDYFCPNCQFHRPGLTYSVDQIDKLTPEASTFTIEGQSFTIPVAGIYNIYNALAAYSIARYLGLSQTAIHEGLQGAKRMFGRQEALNIYGKDTRINLIKNPVGFNQIVSLLELDQEDFSLVVLLNDNPADGQDISWIWDAMFENIAQLSNIKATAVGGIRVKDLKVRMQVAGFDEDHLEELSNSQEALQWIASVPSQKVYVLATYTAMLDFRRELADQHIVKERMKS from the coding sequence ATGACATTGCGTTCACAACTTGCCAAGCATAGCGCCCGCTTGGTACAAATTTTACTTAAAAAATTAACCAAAGGCGGATCCAGTCTGCCAGGAAAAATTGCTAAAAAATTGGATCCGGCTATTTTAGCTGAACTGGGCAAAAATTACCGGGTAGTTATCATTACTGGAACCAATGGTAAATCGGTTACCACGGCTCTTACCGTTAATATTTTGCGGCAAAAATTTGATGAAGTCTTAACCAATGATACTGGCTCAAACCTGGAACAAGGAATTATATCCACCTTCTTGAATGCTAATTCCAAAGGGCAGGGGGATAAAATAGCTGTTCTTGAGGTTGATGAGGCTAGCGTTCGCCACATTACCGAATACATTAAACCGGAAGTGATCTTAGTAACTAATCTATTTAGAGATCAGTTGGACCGCTTTGGGGAGATTTATACGACCTTCGATTACATTTTAGAGGGGGCTAATAAGAGTCCCAAAAGCTTGCTTTTGATGAATGGTGACGCGCCAATTTTTGCATCACGGGACTTTCATCATGATGTGGCTTATTTTGGTTTTAGTAATTCGGATAAAACGGCTGATAAGATGGCCCACTATAATACCGATGGGGTCCTATGCCCCCGTTGTGAGCACATCTTGCATTATCATATGATTACTTATAGTAATTTAGGGGATTATTTCTGCCCTAATTGTCAGTTCCACCGGCCAGGATTAACTTATTCAGTGGATCAGATAGATAAGTTAACTCCAGAAGCTTCAACATTTACTATTGAGGGCCAATCCTTTACCATACCAGTCGCTGGTATTTATAATATTTATAATGCTTTAGCCGCTTATTCAATTGCCCGTTATTTAGGACTAAGTCAAACAGCTATTCATGAGGGCTTGCAGGGGGCTAAGCGGATGTTTGGTCGTCAAGAGGCCTTAAACATTTATGGCAAGGACACACGTATTAATCTCATTAAGAACCCGGTTGGTTTTAATCAAATTGTTTCTTTACTGGAATTAGACCAAGAAGACTTTTCTTTAGTGGTTCTCCTCAATGATAATCCTGCCGATGGTCAGGATATTTCCTGGATTTGGGACGCCATGTTTGAAAATATCGCCCAATTATCTAATATAAAAGCTACGGCGGTAGGGGGCATACGGGTAAAAGATCTTAAAGTTCGGATGCAAGTGGCTGGTTTTGATGAAGATCACTTGGAAGAACTTTCTAATTCACAGGAAGCCCTTCAATGGATTGCATCTGTCCCCAGCCAAAAAGTTTATGTCTTAGCCACCTATACTGCTATGCTCGATTTTAGACGAGAATTAGCTGACCAACATATTGTGAAGGAGCGGATGAAATCATGA
- a CDS encoding type 1 glutamine amidotransferase, whose translation MIFRIGHLYGNLMNTYGDNGNLLMLQYLAKEKGLQVEKEIISIDDSLDSDRYDFIFFGGGQDYEQSVVSRDLQNKKAALLDYIEANKVLLGICGGYQLLGNYYKTINGEEYPGIGAIDFYTKSYPERLIGTTKMHCDRFDEDYVGYENHAGRTYLASGLEPLGRMIEGYGNNDEDQVEGVIYKNTFGSYFHGPLLVNNPHLAERLIDLAIDQKAH comes from the coding sequence ATGATCTTTAGAATTGGCCATCTCTATGGCAATTTAATGAATACCTATGGAGATAATGGTAACCTGCTTATGCTCCAGTACCTTGCCAAGGAAAAGGGACTCCAGGTAGAAAAAGAGATTATTTCTATTGATGACTCCTTGGATAGTGATCGCTATGATTTTATCTTCTTTGGCGGCGGACAAGACTATGAGCAGTCGGTAGTGAGCCGTGATTTGCAAAATAAGAAAGCAGCCTTGCTGGATTACATCGAAGCCAATAAGGTGCTGTTAGGAATTTGTGGGGGTTACCAACTCTTGGGAAATTATTATAAGACTATTAATGGAGAAGAGTACCCTGGTATTGGAGCCATTGATTTCTATACTAAGAGCTATCCAGAACGTCTGATTGGAACCACAAAAATGCATTGTGACCGTTTTGATGAGGACTACGTAGGTTATGAAAACCATGCCGGCCGAACCTATCTCGCTTCTGGACTAGAGCCTTTGGGGCGGATGATTGAAGGCTATGGGAATAATGATGAAGACCAAGTGGAAGGCGTTATTTATAAGAATACCTTTGGCTCTTATTTTCATGGGCCTCTATTAGTTAATAACCCCCATTTGGCTGAAAGATTGATTGATCTGGCCATTGATCAAAAAGCGCATTAG
- a CDS encoding thymidine kinase, protein MAQLFYRYGAMNSGKSFEILKVAHNYEEQGKPVKVMTSAIDDRSGTIGVISSRIGEDREAYSIDPDTDIFSYIESENEKEKIYCVLVDEAQFLSKQNIFDLAKVVDQLNIPVMAFGLKNDFQNELFEGSHYLLILADKIEEVKTICWFCAKKATMNLRIHNDKPVYTGEQIQIGGNESYYPVCRKHYSHPPLKDGKIAVHRASLCQ, encoded by the coding sequence ATGGCACAGTTATTTTATCGATACGGAGCAATGAATAGTGGAAAATCTTTTGAAATTTTAAAAGTTGCCCATAATTATGAAGAACAAGGTAAGCCTGTTAAAGTGATGACTAGCGCGATTGATGACCGCTCAGGAACCATCGGCGTTATTTCCAGTCGGATAGGAGAAGACCGTGAGGCCTATAGTATCGATCCTGATACCGATATTTTTTCCTATATTGAATCTGAAAATGAAAAGGAAAAAATCTACTGTGTCTTAGTTGACGAAGCACAATTTCTAAGTAAGCAGAATATTTTTGATTTGGCTAAAGTGGTCGACCAGTTAAACATACCGGTGATGGCATTTGGCCTAAAAAATGATTTTCAAAATGAACTTTTTGAAGGCTCCCATTATCTGTTAATTTTGGCTGATAAAATAGAAGAAGTAAAAACAATTTGTTGGTTCTGCGCTAAAAAAGCCACGATGAACTTACGGATTCACAATGATAAACCGGTATATACTGGTGAACAAATTCAAATTGGTGGTAATGAATCTTATTATCCAGTATGTCGTAAACATTATAGCCACCCCCCACTAAAAGATGGGAAAATCGCAGTTCACCGTGCATCACTATGCCAATAA
- the prfA gene encoding peptide chain release factor 1, with translation MLEEQLDTFIARYQELAELLSDPDVINDHKRFRDLAKEEADLRPKVDTFKHYKEVVSGIEDTEELIKETSEEDMLELAKSELDQLKAERDDLEEEIKVLMLPSDPNDDKNIIMEIRGAAGGDEAQLFAADLFEMYSRYAESQGWHVEVADASSNDLGGFKEIILQISGDKVYSKLKYESGAHRVQRVPKTESQGRVHTSTATVGVMPELEDLDFEIDEKDIRTDIYRASGAGGQHVNKTSSAVRMTHIPTGIQVAMQDQRSQQQNREKAMLILRSRVYDYYQSQEQDEYDEKRKNLVGTGDRSERIRTYNYPQNRVTDHRINLTLQKLDRIMGGELDEIIDALILADQAQKLEELNESTI, from the coding sequence ATGTTAGAAGAGCAATTAGATACTTTTATCGCTCGTTATCAAGAGCTTGCTGAGCTTTTAAGTGATCCAGATGTGATTAATGACCATAAACGCTTTCGAGATTTAGCTAAAGAAGAAGCTGATCTACGCCCTAAGGTAGATACCTTTAAGCACTATAAGGAAGTGGTTTCAGGCATCGAAGACACTGAAGAATTGATTAAAGAAACTTCTGAAGAGGACATGCTAGAACTGGCTAAGAGTGAACTCGATCAATTAAAAGCTGAGCGTGATGATTTAGAAGAAGAAATTAAGGTTTTAATGTTGCCTAGTGATCCTAATGATGACAAGAACATTATTATGGAAATTCGTGGGGCTGCTGGTGGGGATGAGGCCCAATTATTCGCAGCTGACCTCTTTGAAATGTATTCGCGCTATGCAGAATCCCAAGGCTGGCATGTTGAAGTCGCTGACGCCTCATCCAATGATTTAGGGGGCTTTAAAGAAATCATTCTTCAAATTTCAGGGGACAAAGTCTATTCAAAATTAAAATATGAAAGTGGCGCTCACCGGGTACAACGGGTGCCTAAAACGGAATCCCAAGGTCGGGTCCATACCTCAACCGCTACGGTTGGTGTCATGCCTGAATTGGAAGACTTAGACTTTGAAATTGATGAGAAGGATATCAGAACGGATATCTACCGGGCTTCCGGTGCTGGTGGACAACACGTTAACAAGACCAGTTCAGCGGTACGGATGACTCATATTCCTACTGGGATTCAAGTAGCTATGCAGGACCAACGTTCCCAACAACAAAACCGAGAAAAAGCTATGCTTATCTTGCGGTCACGGGTTTATGACTACTATCAATCACAAGAGCAAGATGAATATGACGAAAAAAGAAAGAATTTAGTGGGAACTGGGGACCGGTCTGAGAGAATTCGGACCTATAATTATCCGCAAAACCGGGTAACCGACCATCGGATTAACTTAACTTTACAAAAATTAGATCGCATTATGGGCGGAGAATTGGATGAAATTATTGACGCCCTAATTCTTGCTGATCAAGCGCAAAAATTAGAGGAACTCAATGAAAGTACCATCTAA